The segment ATATTGTATGCATTTTCATTTGGATTAAAGAAGAGTATAATTACCTCTGGTAATTTGTTTTCTACAGCTAGGTTGTCGATATGCAGCCTCACGTTTGACGCTGCAGCCAACCAGAAACTGCGATCCACTTTTGAGTACACATTGGAAACTATGTCAAACAATGTCTGAGCTCCATCCTCAGTGGCCTTTAGGATTGATTCTTCTCTGCTCCTGCGGTTTCTGTAAAACAACATCACTTCTCCCATCAAAATTCCTTATCAATAGCTTATCAAGTTTCCTCAGTTATATATCCACAGGTTTTCAGAAAGTCAGATTCTAATCTACAACAGCATATTCATACTTGAGATATCCGCAGAGCATGTGTTTTGGCCACAGATTGACCCTTCCATGCATGGGAATGACTACATGTGGAGAAAGCTCCAGGAACTTATATGTCGTTTGAAAGTATTCCTgcaaatgaaaaaaatggaaactGAGGAAGTTGTGCTACTTACATTTGATACTATGACTAAACAAAACTTTCGAACAAACTGTCTCTTCTAATATTGAAGCATCAAATCtggaaaagaaaaacacaactAGGAAACATGCCAGCCTATAGCAGGTTAACCTTTTCCATTCAACAATTCGAAATAGAAAACAGCGTGGGCATACACGACCAAGCTTTCAAAGGCTACTTAGCACTTACCGTCATGTTCCCACCTGACCTTATGTCCAAGAAAGCACTTCCTTTACTGAAACAACGCAAATTGATCATTAACATTTTCTTGAGTCACTCATAGCAACAGAGATTTGGTGAAGTTGCCTCGTCTTACCCAACACAATGATCACCAACAATCAGAGAACGAGTGGAGTTATGAAGTAGTGCCATATGGCCATCTGTGTGTCCCTGGGAGAGTATGTTTTCTTGGTTAATAGTTTACTAAACCGTATACTTTCCAACATAGCTGCAATTCTAAGGATTACGCAAGATTTCAAAGTAGCTGGTTAGGTACCGGAGCAAAAATGACGGTCAAACTCTGACCATTGACATAGATGTTTTCTCCACCAGAAACTGGGGTATAGTTACCAGACCAACCATCTGAAATCACAAAAGTATTCGAAGATAAGACGAAGTTAGGTTTACAAGAATGAAACATAACAGTGAAGAATGATACCAATGCGATTCCTAGTTTTGACATGTGCCACTAGAATAGCATCAGGATTGCTTTCTTGTATAGCAGAAAGACCTGAAACATGGATGAAGAGTCAATAAAGATATCTGAGTTACATtttcaaagagagagagagggagagtaGGAAGGAAAACAAGAGAGATTCATACCACCAATGTGATCACGATGGTGATGTGTAACAAAGACAATTAGCTTTCTAGGTAAAGCATCAGCAATTTTCTTGAGCTGGATCAAGACAAAGCAATGCAGTTATGAATAGTTTGTAATGATAAACGTACACACCAGATCTTTGAAGATGGTGAGAAGAGTTTGTGAATACATTCCTAACTCCTAAGGAAACAAAGGATATATGATACGAAGAGAAAAAACTACACATGGATTTGTGACAAACCTCAATGTGGAGTTTGTAGTGGCATCCAGGATCCACAATCAACGCATCCCCATGAATTACAAAATCTCTCTCTTGATCGTCCACTGAAACATTTTCAGGAGCAAACACAACCAGATTAGTAGTCGTGAAAGGTTTCAATGTCCGGCTACGCATTGGCACAATCATAACACCGGGTGGATATTCCTGAGATACAAAAAAAGACATGAAAGTAAGATTCTAATTAAATATTCATACGATGTCTAGTAACAAACAGACCTGGACAGGTAGAGAAGGTGCCAACTTCTGCTTCATGGAACCATCCCCAAGCCCGAGTAGCACTAATGGTCCAACACGATCACCACCCGGTTTTGCATCTAAAAGACAGTCAAAGCAAGCTTCCATGGACATCCACTTACAGTTGTCTGCACTACAACACAATAAACGAGTGAGTTTACTTATCCAGATTCAAGTTCTCTATCTCCAAAACctcaagaaagaaacaaaacactATCGGAAAAAAGGGACAACCTTGTAAACTCTTGTCTGTATCCAACAGCTTCCCGGAGAGAAAACAAGTAGGGACGCATGAGTCAGGTCCAAACTCAGGCTCCACTACATACCTGACGAAACTCCACTCTCCCACATCGCTAAACTCAATCCCTAAACTCGCCAACAGCTGCATTTACTCAGGGAGCAAATGAGAAAAcgcgagaaagagagagagagagagagagagagtagtgTAGAATTACAACACTTACTCGAATCAGGGTAGAGTCTAAGTCGAAATTCTTCAAATCGATCTCTTCTGAGCATGATTCAGCTATAGAGAGAGCATTTACGGACCTTGTTCCGTCTTCTAGAGACGGTAGATCTGCTGATGGGAGGTCCCAGAGATTGGAATCGACGTAGGAGTCGTAAGCTTCGTCCCCAAATTTTGGCGGCTGTTTTTGCTTCTCGAGGAGGAACTGGGCGGAGTCTCCAGGGTTCTTGATGATCACCGCG is part of the Brassica rapa cultivar Chiifu-401-42 chromosome A09, CAAS_Brap_v3.01, whole genome shotgun sequence genome and harbors:
- the LOC103840560 gene encoding uncharacterized protein LOC103840560, with the protein product MGNLNLAVIIKNPGDSAQFLLEKQKQPPKFGDEAYDSYVDSNLWDLPSADLPSLEDGTRSVNALSIAESCSEEIDLKNFDLDSTLIRLLASLGIEFSDVGEWSFVRYVVEPEFGPDSCVPTCFLSGKLLDTDKSLQDNCKWMSMEACFDCLLDAKPGGDRVGPLVLLGLGDGSMKQKLAPSLPVQEYPPGVMIVPMRSRTLKPFTTTNLVVFAPENVSVDDQERDFVIHGDALIVDPGCHYKLHIELKKIADALPRKLIVFVTHHHRDHIGGLSAIQESNPDAILVAHVKTRNRIDGWSGNYTPVSGGENIYVNGQSLTVIFAPGHTDGHMALLHNSTRSLIVGDHCVGKGSAFLDIRSGGNMTEYFQTTYKFLELSPHVVIPMHGRVNLWPKHMLCGYLKNRRSREESILKATEDGAQTLFDIVSNVYSKVDRSFWLAAASNVRLHIDNLAVENKLPEGFSIQKFKASCGFSFVVRWAAGYIGSRIPFKINKPGLIMSVIAAGAGYFLLYTCKKKNTIES